A genome region from Methylobacterium sp. FF17 includes the following:
- a CDS encoding ParB N-terminal domain-containing protein translates to MSVHSPAWPVQPLPGVPHLRLSFNDAEWDGTTSFDGSLNRRGIEACTRFHVRRFLSFLHERAPQRILVHCHAGLSRSPALAIVALVHAGMTVEAACQAVAHAVPEASPNRRVVKCADGELDLDSALVDRVVRTFDHRRGAHGAVEQATGHRIVGQAPRHGSFPDAPIPEVAWAQGRRSHTEIVWVRTSGFPMTDNGLSVRTEGPNRYARTELVAVRTLTAYAANARTHGEDQIAQLVALIGQFGFLVPLIVDEHDTIIAGRGRLEAAKRLKMAEVPVIRRPGLSDAQRAALVLADNKVALNSGWNDRVVAEQLAFIEEAIQAGEFEFDLSLLDIGFSEQEVQDYAAVLAPPPEEEEEARDIQVTDEPSVCRAGETWMLGPHRLTVAGASSKDLRAADALILAWERQTRTEASLAGNGMTFKAGVET, encoded by the coding sequence GTGTCAGTCCACAGCCCGGCTTGGCCCGTCCAGCCGCTTCCCGGCGTGCCCCACCTTCGCCTGTCCTTCAACGACGCGGAATGGGACGGCACCACCAGCTTCGATGGCAGCCTGAACCGCCGGGGCATCGAGGCCTGCACGCGGTTCCATGTGCGCCGATTCCTCAGCTTCCTCCACGAGCGCGCCCCGCAGCGCATCCTGGTCCACTGCCACGCAGGCCTGTCCCGATCCCCCGCCCTCGCCATCGTGGCGCTGGTGCACGCCGGCATGACCGTCGAGGCCGCATGCCAGGCCGTCGCCCATGCCGTGCCCGAGGCCAGCCCCAACAGGCGGGTCGTCAAGTGCGCGGACGGGGAGCTCGACCTCGATAGCGCGCTCGTCGACCGGGTGGTGCGTACCTTCGACCACCGCCGAGGTGCGCACGGCGCCGTCGAGCAGGCGACGGGTCATCGAATCGTCGGCCAGGCCCCCCGTCACGGGTCCTTCCCGGATGCGCCGATCCCGGAGGTCGCATGGGCGCAAGGGCGACGGAGTCACACAGAAATCGTTTGGGTACGCACCTCGGGGTTTCCCATGACTGACAACGGCTTGTCGGTGCGCACCGAGGGTCCGAACCGGTACGCGCGGACCGAACTCGTCGCGGTGCGCACCCTGACTGCGTACGCGGCCAACGCACGTACGCACGGCGAGGACCAGATCGCCCAACTCGTCGCGCTGATCGGGCAGTTCGGCTTCCTCGTCCCGCTCATCGTGGACGAGCACGACACCATCATCGCGGGCCGCGGGCGCCTGGAGGCGGCCAAGCGCCTCAAGATGGCCGAGGTCCCGGTGATCCGCCGCCCGGGCTTGAGCGATGCGCAGCGCGCCGCCCTCGTGCTCGCCGACAACAAGGTCGCCCTGAACTCGGGGTGGAACGACAGGGTCGTGGCGGAACAGCTCGCCTTCATCGAGGAGGCGATCCAGGCCGGGGAGTTCGAGTTCGACCTGTCGCTCCTCGACATCGGGTTCTCCGAGCAGGAGGTGCAGGACTACGCCGCAGTCCTGGCGCCGCCGCCCGAGGAGGAGGAGGAGGCGCGCGACATCCAGGTGACGGACGAGCCCAGCGTGTGCCGGGCGGGCGAGACCTGGATGCTGGGCCCCCACCGCCTGACGGTCGCCGGGGCCTCCTCCAAAGACCTCCGGGCGGCGGACGCCCTGATCCTGGCATGGGAGCGCCAGACCCGGACCGAGGCCTCGCTGGCCGGGAACGGAATGACCTTCAAGGCTGGGGTCGAGACGTGA
- a CDS encoding lysozyme, with protein MNLLSLFSRLRRPALAAAIAVAPMAPARAAPIVVPVSVAAAPAVRRKTKGRLVAGTALATLVCTVITGFEGMRTTAYRDVVGIPTACVGETKGIRMGMTFTKPQCEAMLLKRLTEDFGPAIERCVTRPMGDDFYAAAISLAYNIGDGGFCKSSIVRLYNAGDRRAACNAFLLYDKGGKPPRVIAGLVKRRQAERALCLKGI; from the coding sequence ATGAACCTGCTCTCCCTCTTCTCCCGCCTGCGCCGTCCCGCGCTCGCCGCCGCCATCGCCGTGGCGCCGATGGCCCCGGCCCGGGCCGCACCCATCGTGGTGCCGGTCTCGGTCGCCGCGGCCCCCGCCGTCCGTCGCAAGACCAAGGGACGCCTCGTCGCCGGGACCGCGCTCGCGACCCTTGTCTGCACCGTCATCACCGGCTTCGAGGGCATGCGGACGACGGCCTACCGGGACGTGGTCGGGATTCCGACCGCGTGCGTGGGCGAGACGAAGGGCATCCGCATGGGCATGACCTTCACCAAGCCCCAGTGCGAGGCCATGCTCCTCAAGCGCCTGACCGAGGACTTCGGGCCCGCCATCGAGAGGTGCGTCACCCGTCCCATGGGCGACGACTTCTACGCGGCCGCGATCTCGCTCGCCTACAACATCGGCGACGGCGGCTTCTGCAAGTCCAGCATCGTCCGGCTCTACAACGCCGGGGACCGCCGAGCCGCCTGCAACGCCTTCCTCCTCTACGACAAGGGCGGCAAGCCGCCCCGCGTCATCGCCGGGCTGGTCAAGCGCCGCCAGGCGGAGCGGGCCCTGTGCCTGAAGGGAATCTGA